The following are encoded in a window of Castanea sativa cultivar Marrone di Chiusa Pesio chromosome 5, ASM4071231v1 genomic DNA:
- the LOC142636299 gene encoding mitochondrial ATP-independent inner membrane protease subunit 1a-like, with the protein MVGLIGRLWNLQYNSIVKEASGKTLAVAKFFCFLHVTNTYLCTFALAYGPSMIPTFNLTGDMFLAERLSIKFGKVSPGDIVLLRSPESPRKVMVKRLLGLESHSVTFVVDPMNSDRCDTIVVPKGHVWVEGDNIYNSRDSRQFGPVPYSLLEGKVFCKIWPPKEFGSLMKSGMKDPDL; encoded by the exons ATGGTGGGGCTTATTGGGAGACTTTGGAATTTACAATATAACAGTATAGTGAAAGAAGCATCAGGAAAAACCCTTGCAGTGGCAAAGTTCTTCTGCTTCCTTCACGTCACCAACACTTACCTCTGCACCTTTGCCCTC GCCTATGGTCCCAGCATGATCCCGACCTTCAATCTAACTGGCGATATGTTCCTGGCGGAGCGGCTCTCCATCAAATTTGGCAAAGTGAGCCCTGGGGATATTGTCCTCTTACGCTCTCCTGAATCTCCTCGAAAAGTTATGGTGAAGCGCTTGTTGGGATTGGAGTCTCATTCTGTCACCTTTGTTGTTGACCCCATGAACAGTGATAGATGTGACACTATTGTG GTTCCAAAGGGACATGTTTGGGTAGAGGGAGACAACATCTATAATTCCAGAGATTCAAGACAATTTGGTCCTGTTCCTTATAGCCTCCTTGAAGGCAAAGTATTCTGTAAG ATATGGCCTCCTAAAGAATTTGGATCACTGATGAAGAGCGGAATGAAGGATCCAGATTTATAA
- the LOC142636280 gene encoding uncharacterized protein LOC142636280: MARRLCSRLFHFHLQHTSVSPRLYILSGSASRYPFNLGFFPAFQASRAYARGGRKHYDLFGNGKLGDEDFRKTWKKEMDEDTSLWTGSEDERDDEKDPKSCLEEEIRRVRQQAKEHSDQIDADDSDELRSIWSGSDEEKTLWTGSEGDDDDDIPTEAYPNESSDKYIDKLFEFEEMPKYRTISELLKAENEPEELSPGKQARKIAVENALKKLKKGPDGRYSNVWEVMSDIDILIGAFERVVSGPEYAELRQGGPKKLNMQFFKDIQARMRDQNYKFSPELKLKPKSKLVSRKKWQKAESRRRKAQKR, translated from the exons ATGGCCCGCAGACTCTGTTCCCGTCTTTTCCATTTCCATTTGCAGCATACGTCTGTTTCTCCAAG ATTATATATCCTTTCTGGAAGTGCCTCAAGATATCCCTTTAATTTGGGGTTTTTCCCGGCATTTCAAG CATCGCGAGCTTATGCTCGAGGTGGGCGCAAACATTACGATCTTTTTGGCAATGGGAAGCTGGGTGATGAAGATTTCAGAAAAACATGGAAGAAAGAGATGGATGAAGATACTTCTCTGTGGACAGGGAGTGAAGATGAAAGAGATGATGAAAAAGATCCTAAAAGTtgtcttgaagaagaaattcgGAGAGTGAGACAGCAGGCAAAGGAACATTCTGACCAAATTGATGCCGATGACAGTGATGAATTAAGAAGTATATGGTCTGGAAGTGATGAGGAGAAGACGTTGTGGACTGGTAGTGAGGGTGATGACGACGACGATATTCCTACAGAAGCCTACCCAAATGAAAGTAGTGATAAGTACATAGACAAATTGTTTGAGTTTGAGGAAATGCCTAAATATCGAACAATCTCTGAATTATTGAAAGCTGAAAATGAACCAGAAGAATTGTCCCCAGGAAAGCAAGCTAGGAAAATTGCAGTTGAAAATGccttgaaaaaattgaagaaaggTCCAGATGGGCGTTACTCCAATGTGTGGGAGGTCATGAGTGATATAGATATTCTAATTGGAGCATTTGAAAGGGTTGTTTCTGGACCAGAGTACGCGGAGCTTAGACAGGGAGGGCCTAAGAAATTAAATATGCAGTTCTTTAAGGATATACAAGCACGTATGAGAGatcaaaattacaagttctcACCTGAGTTAAAGCTGAAGCCGAAGAGCAAATTAGTTTCAAGAAAGAAGTGGCAGAAAGCAGAGTCTAGAAGGAGGAAAGCGCAAAAGCGTTAA